A part of Mustela erminea isolate mMusErm1 chromosome 9, mMusErm1.Pri, whole genome shotgun sequence genomic DNA contains:
- the LOC116599835 gene encoding olfactory receptor 2D3-like, with the protein MGEENQTFVTEFIFLGLSQDLQTQILLFILFLVIYLLTVLGNLLIILLIFMDSRLHTPMYFFLRNLSFADLCFSTSIVPQVLVHFLVKRKTISFLGCVTQIIVFLLVGCTECALLAVMSYDWYVAVCKPLHYSTTMTQKVCLQLTIGSWASGALVSLVDTIFTFQLPYQGQNIINHYFCEPPALLKLASADTYSTEMAIFAMGVVILLAPVCLILVSYWNIISTVIQMQSGEGRLKAFSTCGSHLIVVVLFYGSGIFTYMRPNSKTTKEQDKMISVFYTVVTAMLNPIIYSLRNKDVKGALRKLAERKFFSQGGDIWV; encoded by the coding sequence ATGGGAGAGGAAAACCAAACCTTTGTGACTGAGTTTATTTTCCTTGGCCTTTCCCAGGACTTGCAGACCCAGATCctgctatttattctttttctcgtCATTTATCTTTTGACTGTGCTTGGAAACCTGCTCATCATCCTTCTCATCTTCATGGATTCTCGACTTCACACtcccatgtacttttttcttaGAAACCTTTCTTTCGCAGATCTCTGCTTCTCTACTAGTATTGTCCCTCAAGTGTTGGTCCACTTCCTTGTGAAGaggaaaactatttcttttttggggtgtgtgacacagataattgtctttcttctgGTGGGGTGTACAGAGTGTGCACTGCTGGCGGTGATGTCCTATGACTGGTATGTGGCTGTCTGCAAGCCCCTGCACTACTCTACCACCATGACCCAAAAGGTGTGTCTCCAGTTGACCATAGGATCCTGGGCCAGTGGGGCACTAGTGTCTCTGGTGGATACCATCTTTACTTTCCAACTACCCTATCAAGGACAGAACATTATTAATCACTACTTTTGTGAACCTCCTGCCCTCCTGAAGCTGGCTTCAGCAGACACTTACAGTACAGAAATGGCCATCTTTGCCATGGGCGTGGTCATCCTCTTAGCTCCTGTCTGCCTGATCCTTGTGTCCTACTGGAATATTATCTCCACTGTGATCCAGATGCAGTCCGGGGAGGGGAGGCTCAAGGCTTTCTCTACTTGTGGCTCCCATCTCATTGTTGTTGTCCTCTTCTATGGCTCTGGAATATTCACCTACATGCGGCCAAACTCCAAGACCACAAAAGAGCAGGATAAGATGATATCTGTGTTCTATACAGTGGTGACTGCAATGTTGAACCCCATAATTTATAGCCTGAGAAACAAGGATGTCAAAGGGGCTCTCAGAAAACTAGCTGAAAGAAAGTTCTTTTCTCAAGGCGGTGATATCTGGGTCTGA